From Chitinivibrio alkaliphilus ACht1, one genomic window encodes:
- the metE gene encoding 5-methyltetrahydropteroyltriglutamate--homocysteine S-methyltransferase: MQTYAYGFPRIGKHREYKTTLESFWNDTITAEEFYSQLLDIDADRCKQYARVDHFPRGEMTLFDPILDMAYMLGVYSFQDCRSYYEHCRGKNALPLKKYFNTNYHYLQPTLKKAEFAFSWDKIRFFKAEDSPLISLPGPYTFLSLCETEASIETYAEAVADAYAEIFTAYPHATFHIEEPGLCTDMSPKEEVAFSRIYTRLTPFLSRLHLITYYERPNKIVYTFPFKALGIDFIRGHEAVAHLSKIPEETTLIAGVSDSLHVWKSDTHREGSLMQRIRASYTGTILLSNAAPLFHLPYSLSGEDNPVILQECAFACEKMDELSTLWNKAETSAGQHKNTSLNTVEELHSSPRNRSPYTERKKKQVQLPLFPTTTIGSFPQDREVRRMRAQYRKGTLSPAEYKNFIAQKIENTIQFQEEIGLDVLVHGEFERSDMVEFFAENMEGILQTKQGWIISYGSRGYRPPLIAGKIQRKNNAPMTVAEVSYAQGCTEKPVKGMLTGPATILAWSFVSPHISSATAAMEIGQALKDEIEDYKKAGIQIVQVDEPAFKEGAPLRKEKEEAYYLWATEAFRRATDVSDTIQIHTHMCYSDFVGIMPWIDALDADVISVEATRAGFQILDAFRAYGYTREVGIGLWDIHSKEAPEAEALEKNLTAIEENIPVEQIWINPDCGLKTRKQEEIKLPLQRLTALADRCRKDAQNSHQR, from the coding sequence ATGCAAACCTACGCTTATGGATTTCCCCGTATTGGAAAACATCGCGAATACAAAACCACCCTGGAGTCGTTTTGGAACGACACCATTACAGCAGAGGAATTTTATTCTCAGCTACTCGATATTGATGCAGACCGATGCAAACAATATGCTCGAGTAGATCACTTCCCCCGCGGCGAGATGACACTCTTTGACCCGATCCTTGACATGGCCTACATGCTGGGAGTATACTCTTTTCAAGATTGTCGCTCCTATTACGAACACTGCCGCGGAAAGAACGCACTTCCCCTCAAAAAATATTTTAATACAAACTATCATTATCTGCAGCCCACTCTGAAAAAGGCTGAATTTGCCTTTTCCTGGGATAAGATTCGCTTTTTTAAGGCTGAAGATTCGCCACTTATCTCACTGCCCGGGCCATATACCTTTCTCTCTCTGTGTGAAACAGAGGCCTCCATAGAAACATATGCAGAAGCCGTGGCAGATGCCTATGCAGAAATATTTACGGCCTATCCCCACGCAACCTTTCATATAGAAGAACCGGGGCTATGCACCGACATGTCACCGAAGGAGGAAGTTGCCTTTTCCCGTATCTATACCCGGCTCACTCCCTTTCTGTCTCGGCTACACCTTATTACCTATTATGAACGCCCAAACAAGATTGTATACACCTTTCCCTTTAAGGCCTTAGGGATTGATTTTATTCGGGGGCATGAAGCCGTGGCCCACCTTTCAAAGATACCAGAGGAAACAACCCTTATTGCAGGTGTGAGCGATTCACTACATGTCTGGAAAAGCGACACTCACAGAGAGGGTTCGCTTATGCAGAGAATTCGCGCTTCCTATACGGGAACCATACTTCTGTCTAATGCGGCCCCCCTGTTCCATCTGCCCTACTCCCTGAGTGGTGAAGACAATCCGGTGATCCTTCAGGAGTGTGCCTTTGCCTGCGAAAAAATGGACGAGCTTTCCACACTGTGGAACAAGGCTGAAACATCCGCCGGCCAGCATAAAAACACCTCCCTGAACACCGTGGAAGAACTCCATTCTTCTCCACGCAACCGATCTCCATATACCGAACGAAAGAAGAAGCAGGTACAACTCCCCCTCTTTCCCACAACGACGATTGGCAGTTTTCCCCAAGACAGGGAAGTACGTCGCATGCGAGCTCAGTACAGAAAGGGAACACTCTCCCCTGCAGAATACAAGAACTTTATTGCACAAAAAATTGAGAATACAATTCAGTTTCAAGAAGAGATCGGGCTTGATGTGCTGGTTCACGGAGAGTTTGAACGAAGTGACATGGTTGAGTTTTTTGCAGAAAACATGGAGGGTATTCTCCAAACAAAACAGGGATGGATTATTTCCTACGGGAGTCGCGGATACCGCCCTCCCCTTATTGCGGGAAAAATACAGCGGAAAAACAACGCCCCCATGACCGTTGCGGAAGTATCCTATGCTCAAGGCTGTACGGAAAAACCCGTAAAGGGAATGCTCACCGGACCGGCAACAATCCTTGCATGGAGTTTTGTGTCTCCCCATATTTCCTCTGCAACGGCAGCCATGGAGATTGGACAAGCCCTTAAGGATGAGATTGAGGATTATAAAAAGGCGGGGATACAAATTGTCCAAGTGGATGAACCAGCCTTTAAAGAAGGAGCCCCGCTTCGCAAAGAAAAGGAAGAGGCTTATTATCTCTGGGCAACGGAAGCCTTTCGACGAGCAACAGATGTATCCGATACGATTCAGATCCATACGCATATGTGTTACTCTGACTTTGTGGGTATTATGCCGTGGATAGATGCGCTCGATGCTGATGTTATCAGTGTTGAAGCCACTCGTGCAGGTTTTCAAATCCTTGACGCCTTCCGCGCCTATGGTTATACACGGGAAGTTGGTATCGGCTTGTGGGATATCCACTCCAAGGAAGCCCCAGAAGCAGAAGCTCTCGAGAAAAATCTTACGGCCATAGAGGAGAATATTCCCGTAGAACAAATTTGGATAAACCCTGATTGCGGTCTAAAAACACGGAAACAGGAAGAGATTAAACTCCCCCTCCAACGGCTGACAGCTTTGGCAGATCGGTGCCGCAAGGACGCCCAGAACTCCCACCAGAGATAA
- a CDS encoding bacteriohemerythrin: MNPIEWNSTYSVGVAVLDQQHQRIINVINTLLTSSVDVSSEEISDTLDTMTRYAEEHFSYEERLLAENNYPGIEEQKEEHRKFIHKTVQFCMKTMVHKGSVPNEVRTYLTLWWNHHIRSSDMAYKEFLNNRGIY; this comes from the coding sequence ATGAATCCCATCGAGTGGAATAGCACTTACAGTGTAGGGGTAGCTGTGCTGGACCAACAACATCAACGCATTATCAACGTAATTAACACCCTTCTTACTTCCTCAGTAGACGTAAGTTCAGAGGAGATTTCTGATACCTTAGATACCATGACACGCTATGCGGAAGAACATTTCTCCTATGAAGAACGACTACTTGCGGAGAATAATTACCCAGGAATTGAGGAGCAGAAAGAAGAGCACCGAAAGTTTATTCATAAGACGGTACAGTTTTGCATGAAAACCATGGTACACAAGGGAAGTGTCCCCAATGAAGTTCGTACCTACCTCACATTGTGGTGGAATCACCATATTCGGTCTTCCGATATGGCGTATAAAGAGTTTCTTAACAACCGCGGAATATACTAA
- the rbr gene encoding rubrerythrin, whose translation MASLKGTQTEKNLLTAFAGESQARNRYTYFASQAKKEGYVQIADIFSETADQEKEHAKRFFKFLEGGELEVQASFPAGVVGTTLENLKAAAAGENEEWTHMYPEFARVAREEGFTGVAAVFDAVVVAERQHEKRYLDLAKNIEEGTVFKKGETVIWRCRNCGYLHEGTDAVKVCPACAHPQAHFELLGENY comes from the coding sequence ATGGCTAGTTTGAAAGGTACACAAACAGAGAAGAATCTCTTGACCGCCTTTGCAGGCGAATCTCAGGCACGTAACCGATACACCTATTTTGCCAGTCAAGCAAAAAAAGAGGGGTATGTTCAAATTGCCGATATCTTCTCTGAGACAGCGGATCAAGAAAAAGAGCATGCAAAGCGCTTTTTTAAATTCCTTGAAGGGGGAGAGCTGGAAGTGCAGGCCTCTTTTCCTGCTGGCGTTGTTGGTACCACCCTTGAAAATTTGAAAGCTGCTGCAGCGGGAGAAAATGAAGAGTGGACTCATATGTACCCAGAGTTTGCCCGTGTTGCACGGGAAGAAGGGTTTACGGGAGTTGCTGCGGTATTTGATGCAGTTGTTGTGGCTGAGCGGCAGCATGAGAAGCGTTACCTTGATCTTGCCAAAAATATCGAGGAAGGAACCGTTTTTAAAAAGGGCGAAACAGTCATATGGCGCTGTCGCAACTGCGGATACCTCCATGAAGGTACGGACGCAGTAAAGGTATGTCCTGCCTGTGCGCATCCACAAGCTCATTTTGAATTACTTGGTGAAAATTATTAA
- the rd gene encoding rubredoxin — MSKYECTVCGYIYDPAVGDPDSGIEPGTPFSDIPDDWVCPECGVGKEDFEEVA; from the coding sequence ATGAGTAAGTATGAATGTACAGTATGCGGGTATATCTATGACCCCGCCGTGGGAGATCCCGACAGTGGTATTGAGCCGGGAACACCCTTTTCCGATATCCCTGATGATTGGGTATGCCCCGAGTGTGGTGTCGGTAAAGAAGATTTCGAAGAAGTTGCATAA
- the rsgA gene encoding ribosome small subunit-dependent GTPase A, giving the protein MEQTGRIIEERKNYYLVHTKDGKTYPSVLKGRLRKSLSRLSVGDFVTIEIFENSHKHEGVIKKLLPRKTKLQKPNVANIDQIFLVTSYKEPAFEPWFIDKFLFTASTLSLSVVLLFNKNDLLSTEEREDLDGFMAYHRRIGYETYSLSARESPQDLLYDLCKNKTTAFAGPSGVGKSTLMQLLFPDHHFKTRPLSTGIQRGKNTTTHTTLLALTPESFVVDTPGFSYTQVPWIPPAEVGRHFPEIFQASQHCRFRNCLHRDEPHCAVKKALEEGGIAPIRYENYLDILRTLEETPMEKRKKTPL; this is encoded by the coding sequence ATGGAGCAGACCGGAAGAATTATAGAAGAACGAAAGAATTATTACCTGGTACACACGAAGGATGGGAAAACCTATCCTTCTGTGTTAAAGGGGCGCCTGCGAAAGAGCCTCTCCCGTCTCTCGGTTGGAGACTTTGTAACCATTGAGATATTCGAAAACTCCCATAAACATGAAGGCGTAATAAAAAAGCTTCTCCCGCGAAAAACAAAGTTACAAAAACCAAATGTGGCAAATATCGACCAAATCTTTTTGGTCACCTCCTATAAAGAACCGGCCTTTGAACCCTGGTTCATAGATAAGTTTCTCTTTACCGCCTCGACCCTCTCGCTCTCGGTGGTACTCCTGTTTAACAAGAACGATCTTCTTTCGACAGAGGAGCGAGAAGACCTGGATGGGTTTATGGCGTATCATAGACGCATTGGCTATGAGACATACTCCCTCAGCGCAAGAGAGTCGCCGCAAGACCTACTATATGATCTCTGTAAAAACAAGACAACAGCCTTTGCAGGCCCCTCAGGAGTCGGAAAATCAACCCTCATGCAGCTTCTTTTTCCGGACCATCATTTTAAGACACGTCCCCTCTCCACGGGGATTCAACGTGGTAAGAACACAACAACCCATACCACTCTTCTTGCACTCACCCCGGAAAGCTTTGTGGTTGATACCCCAGGTTTTTCCTATACACAAGTACCATGGATTCCCCCAGCAGAAGTGGGACGACATTTTCCAGAGATATTTCAAGCATCTCAACACTGCCGATTTCGCAACTGTCTTCATCGGGATGAACCGCACTGCGCGGTAAAGAAAGCCCTGGAAGAAGGTGGTATTGCTCCCATCAGGTATGAAAACTATCTCGATATACTACGTACTCTTGAAGAGACACCCATGGAGAAACGGAAAAAAACGCCCCTGTAA
- a CDS encoding MlaE family ABC transporter permease — MAISFIDNLARETGRFFHSGIAHLGGMSLFFFAALRIKPKYSFVISHMVQMGINSLFIVILASIFTGFITTWQVQYLAGDIAGLNYLGMLVLKAVLTELGPTLIGLVLAGRIGAKVAAEVGTMRITEQVDAMICLSLNPIKYIVTPRIISGIIMTPVLFIYGSVAAIVSSQLLATLALGLHPGVFYNSMKPMFEMGDLYMGLTKSLVFGTITTVTGAYFGYYTRGGAMGVGRSTRNAVVSAAVLILFANVIVSQIFSLFY, encoded by the coding sequence ATGGCGATTTCTTTTATCGACAATCTTGCCCGTGAGACGGGACGTTTTTTCCACTCTGGCATCGCCCATCTTGGTGGAATGAGCCTCTTTTTCTTTGCAGCGCTACGCATAAAACCGAAATACAGCTTTGTCATATCACACATGGTTCAAATGGGCATTAACTCACTCTTTATCGTTATTTTGGCATCAATATTTACCGGTTTTATCACTACGTGGCAAGTACAATATCTTGCAGGAGATATTGCAGGGCTCAACTACTTAGGCATGCTTGTTCTCAAGGCAGTCCTCACAGAACTAGGGCCCACCCTTATCGGCCTTGTTCTTGCCGGCCGTATCGGAGCAAAAGTGGCTGCTGAGGTGGGTACCATGCGTATTACCGAACAGGTTGATGCCATGATCTGCCTTTCCCTTAATCCAATTAAATACATCGTTACCCCGCGTATTATTTCAGGCATTATTATGACACCCGTTCTTTTTATCTACGGTTCTGTTGCAGCCATTGTGAGCTCTCAACTTTTGGCAACCCTCGCCTTAGGACTTCATCCCGGGGTGTTCTACAACTCCATGAAGCCAATGTTTGAAATGGGAGATCTATACATGGGACTTACTAAGAGCCTTGTCTTTGGCACCATTACAACAGTAACCGGAGCTTATTTTGGCTACTATACGCGCGGCGGGGCAATGGGCGTTGGAAGATCTACGCGGAATGCCGTTGTCTCTGCAGCAGTGCTGATCCTTTTTGCCAACGTAATTGTTAGTCAGATTTTCTCACTTTTTTACTGA
- a CDS encoding YpsA SLOG family protein — translation MMLQLIMNAGKSGAEQAALDAARDCTLPCTTIAPHDSEKLALPYEKKRELHIRHSDGTIFFIHLPLSERTRRPIELCKIHGRPHTILPVGRVNLRFAVNEIRTLILKHKIEHLHVSGAQQSESPETYPFVYSVMGEVIDKNLVDSMQGSRPFLF, via the coding sequence ATGATGTTACAGTTAATCATGAATGCAGGCAAAAGCGGAGCAGAACAAGCTGCTCTCGATGCCGCACGTGATTGCACCCTTCCCTGTACCACCATAGCACCCCACGACTCAGAAAAGCTCGCTCTCCCCTACGAGAAGAAACGAGAATTGCATATCCGCCACAGTGACGGAACCATTTTTTTTATACATCTCCCCCTCTCTGAACGAACAAGACGACCCATAGAGCTCTGTAAAATACATGGTCGCCCCCATACGATTCTTCCTGTCGGGCGGGTAAATCTTCGGTTTGCCGTAAATGAAATTAGAACCCTTATCCTAAAACACAAGATAGAACACCTCCATGTCTCAGGAGCCCAACAAAGTGAATCCCCCGAAACCTACCCTTTCGTATACTCTGTTATGGGAGAGGTGATTGACAAAAATCTGGTAGATTCCATGCAGGGCTCCCGTCCATTTCTCTTCTGA
- the rfbC gene encoding dTDP-4-dehydrorhamnose 3,5-epimerase produces MKLHKKFFAHSPAPSPCLISPRVFTDSRGYFFESYRATTFTDMGICEEWVQENSSFSVQKGVIRGLHLQAPPAGQAKLVQVTRGKIFDVFVDVRKESPSYGQWESCILSDTNHHILYLPRGFAHGFSVLKEQTHVLYKCSNYYAPDREITLAWNDPDLAIPWPSSFPPILSSKDSHGRAFADFISPW; encoded by the coding sequence ATGAAATTGCATAAAAAATTCTTTGCTCACTCCCCCGCTCCGTCCCCCTGCCTGATTAGTCCGCGAGTTTTTACGGATTCACGGGGATACTTCTTTGAATCGTACCGAGCAACAACCTTTACCGATATGGGCATTTGTGAAGAATGGGTGCAGGAAAACAGTTCATTCTCTGTTCAAAAAGGAGTAATCCGTGGTCTCCATCTCCAAGCGCCCCCTGCGGGACAAGCAAAGCTGGTACAAGTAACCCGGGGAAAAATATTTGATGTCTTTGTAGATGTACGGAAAGAATCACCTTCCTACGGACAATGGGAATCATGCATCCTCAGTGATACCAATCACCACATCCTCTACCTGCCACGGGGCTTTGCCCACGGGTTTTCAGTACTAAAAGAACAGACCCATGTTCTCTACAAGTGTTCCAATTATTACGCACCGGATAGGGAGATAACCCTTGCATGGAACGACCCCGATCTTGCCATACCATGGCCAAGCTCCTTTCCCCCAATTCTTTCATCCAAGGATTCACACGGACGTGCCTTTGCAGATTTTATCTCCCCGTGGTAA
- a CDS encoding dTDP-glucose 4,6-dehydratase — MAHPRILITGGGGFLGNAYAAFLRNIMTDAHIFLIDTLTTRDSQQRAEQIASLPRCTITRGDIRDKSLLYALFARHCFDQVIHFANKRRIHTVGDNPESFIDTNIQGTQTILEVAANQWFGRYADAQFIYVSTEQVYGELHHGAPPFSETDRLLPSCPYAASKASAELMAQSYHRAFGFPTRIVRPSTVYGPAQGGAHFIPRVIRHGLQSTPITLHEAPETLRQWLWVEDFCRGVYTVSRNGKSGEIYNIGGHHEYSHHDIVGEICQQLNKPLSEAITLKEDLLAHHQRRALSTAKLRDLGWSPQISIEHGLSRCIQWYTTHRSWWDSSYEIA, encoded by the coding sequence GTGGCGCACCCTAGAATTCTCATCACCGGCGGGGGTGGATTCCTCGGAAATGCCTATGCGGCATTTCTGAGGAATATCATGACCGATGCGCATATTTTCCTTATTGATACACTTACCACGAGGGATTCGCAACAACGTGCAGAACAAATAGCATCCCTCCCCCGCTGCACGATCACTCGCGGGGATATACGAGATAAGTCTCTCCTCTACGCTCTCTTTGCACGACACTGCTTTGATCAGGTAATTCATTTTGCCAACAAACGAAGAATTCACACCGTGGGGGACAACCCCGAGAGCTTTATTGACACGAATATCCAGGGCACACAAACAATTCTTGAAGTGGCTGCAAATCAGTGGTTTGGAAGATATGCAGATGCCCAATTTATATATGTATCAACAGAACAGGTCTATGGTGAACTTCACCATGGAGCCCCACCGTTCTCTGAAACAGACCGCCTTCTTCCATCATGCCCCTATGCTGCGAGTAAAGCGTCGGCTGAGCTCATGGCACAATCGTACCACCGGGCATTTGGCTTCCCCACCCGTATTGTTCGCCCCTCCACCGTATACGGCCCCGCCCAAGGAGGAGCACATTTTATACCCCGCGTAATACGACATGGCCTACAAAGCACACCAATTACCCTGCATGAAGCCCCCGAGACCCTACGACAATGGCTTTGGGTAGAAGATTTTTGTCGTGGAGTCTATACCGTAAGCCGCAATGGCAAATCAGGGGAAATCTATAATATCGGTGGTCATCATGAGTACTCGCACCACGACATTGTAGGGGAGATTTGTCAACAACTCAACAAACCGCTCTCAGAGGCCATCACCCTCAAAGAGGATCTCCTCGCGCATCACCAACGGCGAGCTCTTTCAACGGCAAAGCTGAGGGATCTCGGTTGGTCTCCTCAGATATCTATTGAACACGGTCTTTCCCGGTGTATTCAATGGTATACAACACATAGATCCTGGTGGGATTCCTCCTATGAAATTGCATAA